The sequence CAATCGCTCCCAGCGCCATCGACTCGATCAAGAAGGTCTGAAGAATCGCGAGACGGGTGAACCCGAGGGTCCGGAGCGTGCCGATCTCCGTCGTGCGCTGGGCCACGGCCGCGGACATCGTCATGGTCGCACCCATGATCGCCCCGATGCTGAAGATCGCAGTGAGAAAGAGACCGGTCACGCGAATCATTTTCGCCAGGCTCTCGGCTTTGCCTTCGTAATAGTCCGGCTCGCGTTTCACCGAGAGATTGAACCGTGGATCCCGCTCAAGCTGCTCCTTCACCTGGGCCAAGGCATCGGGCCGCGCAAGGCGCACGGTCATCGAAGAGAAAGCCGTGCGGTGAAACGTCGCCATGAATTGTTCCGCATCGCCCCAGACTTCGGAATCGAACCCGCTGCCGTCGGCGTCGAACACGCCCACCACCGTCCATGCGCGATTGCCGAAGTTCAACACACGATAGAGCCCTGCTTCGGGAAACTGCTTGGCCACTTGCGCCCCCACCATGATCTCCGTCGTACCGGGCTCCCATAGACGGCCTTGAATCAAGCGGACCTTCGGCCGAACGGCAAAGGCATCGTGGGAAGACCCGCGCAGGCTGAGGCTCGCAAGACTCCTCTCCTTCGCC is a genomic window of Nitrospirota bacterium containing:
- a CDS encoding ABC transporter permease; amino-acid sequence: GRIAACRIGGSDRMLLWGAYSLRNLWARRVTTAFTVAGMGLVVFVFLAVLMLAHGLERTLGKTGDPANAIVLRKGALSEIDSSISRDHAKIIALQPGIEQTLGGRPVAVSEIGLQLTLRKAKERSLASLSLRGSSHDAFAVRPKVRLIQGRLWEPGTTEIMVGAQVAKQFPEAGLYRVLNFGNRAWTVVGVFDADGSGFDSEVWGDAEQFMATFHRTAFSSMTVRLARPDALAQVKEQLERDPRFNLSVKREPDYYEGKAESLAKMIRVTGLFLTAIFSIGAIMGATMTMSAAVAQRTTEIGTLRTLGFTRLAILQTFLIESMALGAIAGLLGVAGASFLQSVTISTVNWDTGFEIAFGFHLSPLMVGLGLLFAVLMSMVGGLVPATRAARLEIVQALGERTV